Genomic window (Actinomycetes bacterium):
CCGCAGGCATGCCAGCCGTGACGGTCGACGACGTCCTCGCCCTCCCCCGGGTCCCTGCCCCCGCGCTGGACTCCCTCGAGCGCACGGTCACCTCGGTGACGACGGCGCCGCGCGGCTTCGAGGGCGAGGGGTTCCCGGTCCGGCGGGCGTTCGCCGGCGTGCCGCCGGAGCAGCTGGACCCGTTCGTGCACCTGGACCAGATGGGCGAGGTCGACTACGCGCCCGGCGAGCCCAAGGGCACGCCGTGGCACCCGCACCGCGGCTTCGAGACCGTCACCTACATGATCGACGGCGAGATGGCCCACCAGGACTCCAACGGCGGCGGCGGGCTGATCACCAACGGCGACACCCAGTGGATGACCGCCGGCAGCGGCATCCTGCACATCGAGACCCCGCCCGAGCACCTGGTCGTCAGCGGCGGTCTGTTCCACGGCTTCCAGCTGTGGGTCAACCTGCCGCGCGAGCTCAAGATGGCGGCGCCGCGCTACCAGGACATCCGCGGGGCCAAGGTCGGCCTGCTCTCGTCGCACGACGGCGGCGCGCTGGTGCGGGTCATCGCCGGGTCGCTCCCCGGGGTCGAGGGGTCCGACGGTCCCGGGTCGACGTACACGCCGATCACCTTGATCCACGCCACCGTCTCGGCCGGCGCCCGGCTGACCCTCCCCTGGCGGCCGGACTTCAACGCGCTGGTCTACTCCCTCGGCGGCGCCGGCTCGGTCGCCACCGAGCGGCGGCCTCTGCGCAGCGGGCAGCTCGCGGTGCTCGGCAGCGGAGACGTGCTCTCCGTGCTGGCCGACGACGCGCAGGACTCGCACACGCCGGCGCTGGACGTGCTCGTGCTCGGCGGGGCGCCGATCCGCGAGCCGGTCGCGTGGTACGGCCCCTTCGTCATGAACACCGAGGCCGAGCTGCGGCAGGCCTTCGAGGACTTCCAGGCCGGCCGGCTGGGCACCGTCCCGGCCCAGCACGCCGACTAGCTCACTTTCTCCCGCCCTCCGTCTCCGGAGGGGACCCGGCCAGCCGTCC
Coding sequences:
- a CDS encoding pirin family protein, whose translation is MPAVTVDDVLALPRVPAPALDSLERTVTSVTTAPRGFEGEGFPVRRAFAGVPPEQLDPFVHLDQMGEVDYAPGEPKGTPWHPHRGFETVTYMIDGEMAHQDSNGGGGLITNGDTQWMTAGSGILHIETPPEHLVVSGGLFHGFQLWVNLPRELKMAAPRYQDIRGAKVGLLSSHDGGALVRVIAGSLPGVEGSDGPGSTYTPITLIHATVSAGARLTLPWRPDFNALVYSLGGAGSVATERRPLRSGQLAVLGSGDVLSVLADDAQDSHTPALDVLVLGGAPIREPVAWYGPFVMNTEAELRQAFEDFQAGRLGTVPAQHAD